In one window of Arthrobacter pascens DNA:
- a CDS encoding homoserine dehydrogenase yields MTTYDIALIGFGGVNRTLAELIPTRGEALRSELGFGLRVVAITDLRLGSLVQPEGIDLPVVLNLGQGSETFAEYGGSADTNNESVIRNCTANIICEATFTNPEDGEPAVSHVRWALESGKSVCTTNKGPVALRGAELTSLAARNGVHFEFEGAVMSGTPVIRLAKKMFAGLKLNGFEGILNGTSNYVLGRMEAGLDFEAAISEAQALGYAEANPAADIEGYDVQLKVLILANELLDAGLELKDVQRQGISTVTPEDIRTGALEGRRWKLVGSARRNPDGSVTAGVSPVALPLDHGLAGISGATNALSFDTDLLGPVTVSGPGAGRVETAYALLSDIITMHAASTEVSANA; encoded by the coding sequence ATGACCACGTACGACATTGCACTGATCGGCTTCGGCGGCGTCAACAGGACGCTCGCCGAATTGATCCCCACTCGCGGTGAGGCACTTCGTTCCGAACTGGGCTTCGGCCTGCGGGTAGTGGCCATCACCGATCTCCGCCTCGGATCCCTGGTCCAGCCCGAAGGTATCGACCTCCCTGTGGTTCTCAACCTGGGCCAGGGCAGCGAAACCTTTGCCGAGTACGGCGGGTCCGCGGACACCAACAACGAATCAGTGATCCGCAACTGCACCGCGAATATCATCTGCGAGGCCACCTTTACGAATCCCGAGGACGGCGAACCTGCAGTCTCCCACGTCCGCTGGGCGCTCGAATCGGGAAAGAGCGTCTGCACGACAAACAAGGGCCCGGTAGCCCTGCGCGGCGCAGAGCTGACATCGCTGGCTGCCCGGAACGGCGTCCACTTTGAGTTCGAGGGCGCTGTCATGAGCGGCACTCCCGTCATCCGCCTGGCCAAGAAGATGTTCGCGGGGCTCAAGCTGAACGGCTTCGAAGGCATCCTCAACGGCACCAGCAACTACGTCCTGGGGCGGATGGAGGCCGGCCTGGATTTCGAAGCCGCCATCAGCGAGGCACAGGCGCTTGGCTACGCGGAAGCAAACCCGGCAGCAGACATCGAAGGTTACGACGTTCAGCTCAAGGTCCTCATCCTCGCCAACGAGCTGCTTGACGCCGGCCTGGAGCTCAAGGACGTTCAGCGCCAGGGGATTTCAACCGTGACGCCGGAGGATATCCGGACTGGCGCCCTTGAGGGACGCCGCTGGAAGCTCGTCGGCTCCGCCCGGCGGAACCCGGACGGGTCCGTGACGGCAGGCGTATCCCCCGTGGCACTCCCCCTCGATCATGGGCTGGCCGGGATTTCCGGCGCTACGAATGCTCTGTCCTTCGACACCGACCTCCTGGGCCCGGTAACAGTCTCGGGACCGGGAGCCGGCCGGGTGGAGACGGCCTACGCACTCCTCTCCGACATCATCACCATGCACGCAGCCAGCACGGAGGTATCCGCAAATGCCTGA